A single window of Methanomassiliicoccales archaeon DNA harbors:
- a CDS encoding ABC transporter substrate-binding protein encodes MRKSSIVVLALVLMLLIGFFGTTFLLKNKLDEKMDLVLTYSNKFNYEPFIVAVEKGYFIDENLNITTMVVSGGIQSAEAIITGSADVGAMGDAPAIILLDRNPSARILCRYSGGEGLHRYIAQDYITQPKDLEGRKVGIQMGSSTHGSFLQWMKKNDVNMSKVTLVPMNPSDMPNAMNTKQIDAMAGSEPWPTNVERLCGGSVHQIGDSSGLGNTFPLLFMASGKALEEKPEAIKAAMRALQRAIDFINQNYNESVDICSRKIGLSIEDTRRSMQKQFFAIGFDDTDLQSLEQTAEFLLENGRISAIPEFTSRLSPNICLNDKPRNSIIMEGVILSKDERDS; translated from the coding sequence ATGAGAAAATCATCGATAGTGGTATTAGCTCTAGTCTTAATGTTGCTAATTGGTTTCTTTGGAACGACCTTTCTGCTTAAAAATAAATTGGATGAAAAAATGGACCTAGTACTCACATATTCCAACAAGTTCAATTATGAGCCATTCATCGTGGCCGTTGAGAAGGGTTATTTTATTGATGAAAACCTGAATATTACTACCATGGTGGTCAGTGGAGGTATACAGTCTGCTGAAGCCATCATAACTGGATCGGCTGATGTGGGGGCTATGGGAGATGCACCAGCAATTATCCTTTTAGATAGGAATCCAAGTGCCAGAATTTTATGCCGTTACTCAGGAGGTGAAGGGCTACATCGATACATAGCTCAAGATTATATCACTCAACCAAAGGACTTGGAAGGTCGAAAAGTAGGTATCCAAATGGGATCTAGCACTCATGGTTCTTTTCTTCAATGGATGAAAAAGAACGACGTAAATATGTCAAAAGTTACCTTAGTACCTATGAACCCTAGCGATATGCCTAATGCCATGAATACCAAGCAGATAGATGCGATGGCAGGTAGTGAGCCATGGCCCACTAACGTAGAGAGGCTGTGTGGAGGCAGCGTGCATCAGATTGGAGATTCAAGCGGTCTTGGCAATACTTTTCCACTTCTATTCATGGCTTCAGGTAAAGCCTTGGAAGAGAAGCCTGAGGCAATCAAAGCTGCCATGAGAGCTTTGCAACGAGCGATTGATTTCATCAATCAAAATTATAACGAGAGCGTTGATATTTGCTCAAGAAAAATTGGATTAAGTATTGAAGATACCCGGAGAAGTATGCAAAAGCAATTTTTTGCCATAGGCTTCGATGACACAGATTTACAAAGCTTAGAGCAGACCGCCGAATTCCTACTTGAAAATGGAAGGATATCTGCAATTCCTGAATTCACGTCAAGATTGTCGCCAAATATTTGTCTTAATGATAAGCCAAGAAATTCTATTATTATGGAAGGAGTGATCTTATCAAAGGACGAGAGAGATTCTTAA
- a CDS encoding ABC transporter ATP-binding protein produces the protein MLELRDVSKVFLDYERGKGLVALSHINLKVEKGEFVCLIGPSGCGKTTLLNVAAGFERPTKGEVLFEGRRLDGPGPDRAVVFQEFSLFPWMSVLENIEFALRAVEADKRQREKRAKFYLNLVGLSNFQAARPSDLSGGMKQRVAIARALAMDPQVLLMDEPFGSLDEQTRRRLDSETLCLWKVGRKGVIFVTHNIEEAIFLGTRVVLMSPSPGRIMKEWKINLEWPRDPASQEFASLKKEISSNLHICACAKTSASSPETLTPVVIEENEKIG, from the coding sequence ATGCTGGAATTAAGAGATGTAAGTAAAGTTTTCCTAGATTATGAAAGGGGCAAAGGTCTTGTCGCCCTAAGCCACATCAATCTTAAGGTAGAAAAGGGCGAGTTCGTATGCTTAATAGGTCCCAGTGGTTGCGGGAAAACCACCCTCTTGAATGTGGCTGCTGGGTTTGAAAGGCCTACAAAAGGAGAGGTCTTATTCGAGGGCCGTCGATTAGATGGTCCAGGACCGGATAGGGCTGTTGTTTTCCAAGAGTTCAGTCTATTTCCTTGGATGAGTGTCCTTGAAAATATAGAGTTCGCTTTAAGGGCGGTTGAAGCAGATAAAAGACAACGAGAAAAGAGGGCTAAATTCTATTTGAATTTAGTAGGGCTGTCAAATTTTCAAGCTGCAAGGCCCAGCGATCTCTCAGGTGGGATGAAACAGCGTGTGGCAATAGCCAGAGCCTTGGCTATGGACCCTCAGGTGCTACTCATGGATGAGCCCTTTGGTAGTTTGGATGAGCAGACGCGAAGGCGTTTAGATAGTGAGACTTTGTGCCTCTGGAAAGTCGGCAGGAAAGGTGTTATATTCGTAACCCATAATATTGAGGAAGCTATATTTCTAGGGACAAGAGTAGTTTTGATGTCCCCCTCGCCAGGTAGAATAATGAAAGAATGGAAGATAAATTTAGAATGGCCAAGGGATCCCGCCTCTCAGGAATTCGCCTCACTGAAGAAGGAAATTTCGTCTAATTTACATATTTGCGCTTGTGCTAAGACTTCCGCTTCATCACCTGAGACTTTAACTCCTGTCGTCATAGAAGAAAATGAGAAAATCGGTTGA